The nucleotide sequence TGAGATTGAGTGCTGATCTGAGTGCTGAGATTCTGGGCAGGCGAGACGGGTCAAGAGGTCATGCCACATCAAAACGGGTAAGAATCTGGCATACAATTAACAACAATATGTACATTGATAAATTCACCTGTATTAACTACAGTTGCAACTTGGTTTGGCTTGATCTGAACTTATTTTTACAGTGTACTGGCGTGGGAAACTGGTAGGGAACTGTGGGTGTGGCCACATTCAAGCGAGACTAAACAGATTATTTACAGTGTATGGTGGGTGGTGACAGAAGTGTGTGGGTTGGGTGGGTGGTTGGTAAATACACTGAAACTGTCGGGGGATCTTTgaagaaattataaatatatatagtaaaCTGTGGGGGAGTACTGAAGGTGTGTtgtctttttgtttttttttctttgggAAGGGGCTCTGTGTGAGTTCTGTTTCGatctttttttaatatccaGTAAGTTCGGCAAATGTCTGGTCCAAATCGTCGCAGATTGCTTTGTACTTTTCCTTCTCATTGAAGAGACGGTCTGCAAAAAGCATTTGGTTTGTTGTTCatttatacaaatatatatggAGATAATTAAAAGAGGGCGAGAGCGAAATGGGTGGATGTACTATATAAAGTCAATTAATGAAAGCAGAGTACTAAGTAAGAGTATTAATATCCGTATGGCGATAAATACAATGCGAGCATTAGTTGAAGCCAGCCATCCGGCTGATCGAGTCGGATCACTTCCTGCGGACAGCATCATCTCCGGCGTCTCGTGGAGAGATGCCTCCTCGGGAGATGGCTGAATGGGTGTTGTGGGAGAATAAGGACTGCGATACATACCCTCTAGCCTGTCGACCTCCTTCTGCAGACGCTTCACTTGCTTCTCGGCGTGCTCGGCGCGCTGCTCGGCCTCCTTCAACTTGATGGACAGGGTCTTCATCTCGCGCTTGAACTCCTCCACGCGCTGGTTGGCCTTCTCCTCAGAGACCTCCAGGGACTTCAGAGAGTTGCCGACAACCTAATTTCatatgtaaaaaatatttttagaacaCGCAGAAAAATGTTGATCGGAAAAATTCAACGATCAAATGTTCTTAATCTAAGAATACGTCCTCTCATTTTTTCGAGAAGAAAATATTCTTAAGAGGTCTTTTCACTTCTTTGAGAAGATAAGTACTTGAATATACgatttttcacttttttcagagaaaacatttttaaaatctagACTATATTACTTTTGAcattgtttttcgaaataaaatAGTCTCGCAAGCCGGCAAAACTTCAACTCAGTTAGAAGATCTTGAGATTAAGTGAATTTTAAATAACTTTTGAGAGAAGGTGGTGAAAATAAGAGTTTTCCTTTAAAATAGGAAACCTTTTTGACCTTTATGAGAAAAGTCCACATGTTCAAAAATCGTTTGAACCCAAAGCAACAAGTTCAACCCACCTTCAGCTCCTCCTCCAGCTCCATGATCTTGGACTCGCCGGAGCGGACACGATCCTCAGCCACCTCCAGCTCGTCTTCAACGAAGGCCAGCTTGCGGGACACTTCGTCGGACTTGGTGTCGGCATCCTCAGCGAGCATACGGGCCTCCTTCAGCTGGTTGGTCAGCTGGTCCATGCGCTCCTCATCCTGCTGGGAGCGGTTCTCCAGCACCTTGCACATACGG is from Drosophila suzukii chromosome 3, CBGP_Dsuzu_IsoJpt1.0, whole genome shotgun sequence and encodes:
- the Tm2 gene encoding tropomyosin-2 isoform X2, which gives rise to MDAIKKKMQAMKLEKDNAIDKADTCENQAKDANSRADKLNEEVRDLEKKFVQVEIDLVTAKEQLEKANTELEEKEKLLTSTESEVATQNRKVQQIEEDLEKSEERSTTAQQKLLEATQSADENNRMCKVLENRSQQDEERMDQLTNQLKEARMLAEDADTKSDEVSRKLAFVEDELEVAEDRVRSGESKIMELEEELKVVGNSLKSLEVSEEKANQRVEEFKREMKTLSIKLKEAEQRAEHAEKQVKRLQKEVDRLEDRLFNEKEKYKAICDDLDQTFAELTGY